A window from Variovorax sp. PBL-E5 encodes these proteins:
- a CDS encoding tetratricopeptide repeat protein, with the protein MIDITLENFQTELIDGSMTTPVLLDIWAEWCGPCKQLGPVLEKLETEYAGRFALAKLDADKVPQISQQLSQMFGVRSIPFCVMFKEGQPVDGFVGAIPAEQIRAFLDKHVPGADEVEALEQGEAAQEALAEGDTEGALERLQHAVAADPANDDARFDYVKLLLQEGRIDDAKVAFAPAIARTTQVRRFDALQRWMDAIDFASPAQGAAPSLADAESRIAANKRDFEARFDRARLLMAAQRWTDAMDELLDILMRDKSWSEELARKTYIAILEIIEPPRPKVADGQIPPDDPTVATYRRRLSSVVLS; encoded by the coding sequence ATGACCACGCCGGTGCTGCTGGACATCTGGGCCGAATGGTGCGGACCCTGCAAACAGCTCGGCCCCGTGCTCGAAAAGCTCGAGACCGAGTATGCCGGCCGCTTCGCGCTGGCCAAGCTCGATGCCGACAAGGTGCCGCAGATCTCGCAGCAATTGAGCCAGATGTTCGGCGTGCGCAGCATCCCGTTCTGCGTGATGTTCAAGGAGGGCCAGCCGGTCGACGGCTTCGTCGGCGCCATCCCGGCCGAGCAGATCCGTGCCTTCCTCGACAAGCACGTGCCGGGCGCGGACGAGGTCGAGGCGCTCGAACAGGGAGAAGCCGCCCAGGAGGCGCTGGCCGAAGGCGATACCGAGGGCGCGCTCGAGCGGCTGCAGCATGCGGTGGCCGCCGATCCGGCCAACGACGACGCGCGTTTCGACTACGTGAAGCTGCTGCTGCAGGAAGGCCGCATCGACGATGCCAAGGTCGCCTTCGCACCGGCGATCGCCAGGACCACGCAGGTGCGCCGCTTCGATGCGCTGCAGCGCTGGATGGATGCGATCGACTTCGCCTCGCCCGCCCAGGGTGCGGCACCCTCGCTGGCCGATGCCGAGTCCCGCATCGCGGCCAACAAGCGCGACTTCGAGGCCCGCTTCGACCGCGCCCGGCTGCTCATGGCCGCGCAGCGCTGGACCGACGCGATGGACGAGCTGCTCGACATCCTGATGCGCGACAAGAGCTGGAGCGAGGAGCTCGCCCGCAAGACCTACATCGCCATCCTCGAGATCATCGAGCCGCCCCGGCCCAAGGTGGCGGATGGCCAGATCCCGCCGGACGACCCCACGGTCGCGACCTATCGGCGGCGGCTCAGCAGCGTCGTCCTGAGCTGA
- a CDS encoding META domain-containing protein — MRSLFLTAALLACALTTGCGSGINLDEPIEGPVWQLDQLGDMLIEPSSDPQRIARIQFDGSSGRVSGSGGCNRISGTFERSGSALKLSQMGATRMACADEATRINESQFFAALQSTASYRLQGHSRLALLDANGRTVATLSAGTAPVSR, encoded by the coding sequence ATGCGTTCCTTGTTCCTCACGGCGGCGTTGCTCGCCTGCGCACTGACCACCGGCTGCGGCAGCGGCATCAACCTCGACGAGCCGATCGAAGGGCCGGTCTGGCAACTCGACCAATTGGGCGACATGCTGATCGAACCGAGCAGCGATCCGCAGCGCATTGCGCGGATCCAGTTCGACGGCAGCAGCGGCCGCGTGAGCGGTTCGGGCGGCTGCAACCGTATTTCGGGCACCTTCGAGCGCAGCGGCAGCGCGCTCAAGCTGAGCCAGATGGGCGCGACCCGCATGGCCTGCGCCGACGAGGCGACCCGCATCAACGAAAGCCAGTTCTTCGCTGCGCTGCAGTCCACCGCCAGCTACCGGCTGCAGGGACACTCGCGGCTTGCGCTGCTGGATGCGAACGGGCGCACCGTCGCGACGCTGAGCGCCGGAACGGCGCCCGTCAGCCGGTGA
- a CDS encoding phosphoribosylaminoimidazolesuccinocarboxamide synthase, translated as MTTVHTSSIQSLPLLARGKVRDNYAVGSDRILMVASDRLSAFDVIMGEPIPGKGVILTQMALWWFDRLGALCPNHLTGEAPESVVAPGEVAQVKDRSMLVKRLTPIPVEAVVRGYLAGSGWKEYQEGRAVCGVPLPEGLRNASKLPRPIFTPAAKAAAGNHDENISYDKVVEVVGPKLAQQIRETSIAIYEAAAEIALARGMIIADTKFEFGLDEAGTLVLMDEVLTPDSSRYWPVEGYDAALAAGTNPPSYDKQFVRDWLEATRINGKPWDKTPPAPRLPAEVIEKTAAKYREALERLTG; from the coding sequence ATGACCACCGTCCACACCTCTTCCATCCAGAGCCTTCCGCTGCTCGCGCGCGGCAAGGTGCGCGACAACTACGCGGTCGGCAGCGACCGCATCCTGATGGTCGCGAGCGACCGCCTGTCGGCCTTCGACGTGATCATGGGCGAGCCGATCCCCGGCAAGGGCGTGATCCTCACGCAGATGGCGCTGTGGTGGTTCGACCGGCTCGGCGCGCTGTGCCCCAACCACCTGACGGGCGAGGCGCCCGAGAGCGTGGTCGCGCCGGGCGAGGTGGCGCAGGTCAAGGACCGCTCGATGCTGGTCAAGCGGCTCACGCCGATCCCGGTCGAGGCCGTGGTACGCGGCTACCTGGCCGGCAGCGGCTGGAAGGAATACCAGGAGGGCCGCGCGGTCTGCGGCGTGCCGCTGCCCGAGGGCCTGCGCAATGCGAGCAAGCTGCCGCGGCCGATCTTCACGCCGGCGGCCAAGGCGGCGGCGGGCAACCATGACGAGAACATCAGCTACGACAAGGTGGTGGAGGTGGTCGGCCCGAAGCTCGCGCAGCAGATCCGCGAGACCAGCATCGCCATCTACGAGGCTGCCGCCGAGATCGCGCTGGCCCGCGGGATGATCATTGCCGATACCAAGTTCGAGTTCGGCCTCGACGAGGCCGGCACGCTGGTGCTGATGGACGAGGTGCTGACGCCCGACAGCTCGCGCTACTGGCCGGTCGAAGGCTACGACGCGGCGCTCGCCGCCGGCACCAATCCGCCGAGCTACGACAAGCAGTTCGTGCGCGACTGGCTCGAGGCGACCCGGATCAACGGCAAGCCCTGGGACAAGACCCCGCCGGCACCGCGCCTGCCGGCCGAGGTGATCGAGAAGACGGCGGCCAAGTACCGCGAAGCGCTGGAACGGCTCACCGGCTGA
- the fba gene encoding class II fructose-bisphosphate aldolase (catalyzes the reversible aldol condensation of dihydroxyacetonephosphate and glyceraldehyde 3-phosphate in the Calvin cycle, glycolysis, and/or gluconeogenesis) encodes MALVSMRELLDHAAANGYGIPAFNVNNLEQVQAVMEAAKETGAPVILQASAGARKYAGEPFIKHLILAAIEAYPTVPLVMHQDHGQSPDVCQGAINLGFSSVMMDGSLEADGKSIASYDYNVDVTRRVVDMAHKVGVTVEGELGCLGSLETMKGDKEDGHGTDATMTREQLLTDPEQAADFVKKTQLDALAIAIGTSHGAYKFTRKPTGDILAIDRIKEIHRRIPNTHLVMHGSSSVPQDLLAIIRQFGGNMKETYGVPVEEIQEAIKYGVRKINIDTDIRLAMTGAVRKFMAENPEKFDAREWLKPAREAAKQICKQRYIEFGCEGQGPKIKGDTLQIVAAKYAKGELAQEVV; translated from the coding sequence ATGGCACTCGTCTCGATGCGCGAACTGCTCGACCACGCCGCCGCCAACGGCTACGGCATTCCGGCGTTCAACGTCAACAACCTCGAACAGGTGCAGGCCGTGATGGAAGCCGCCAAGGAAACCGGCGCGCCGGTGATCCTGCAGGCCAGTGCCGGCGCGCGCAAGTACGCCGGCGAGCCTTTCATCAAGCATCTGATCCTGGCGGCCATCGAGGCCTACCCGACCGTGCCGCTGGTGATGCACCAGGACCACGGCCAGAGCCCCGACGTGTGCCAGGGCGCGATCAATCTGGGCTTCTCCTCGGTGATGATGGACGGCTCGCTGGAAGCTGACGGCAAGTCGATCGCCAGCTACGACTACAACGTCGACGTCACGCGCCGTGTCGTGGACATGGCGCACAAGGTCGGCGTGACGGTCGAGGGCGAACTGGGCTGCCTGGGCTCGCTCGAAACCATGAAGGGCGACAAGGAAGACGGCCACGGCACCGACGCGACGATGACGCGCGAGCAGCTGCTGACCGATCCGGAGCAGGCCGCGGACTTCGTGAAGAAGACCCAGCTCGATGCGCTGGCGATCGCGATCGGCACCAGCCACGGCGCCTACAAGTTCACCCGCAAGCCCACCGGCGACATCCTGGCGATCGACCGCATCAAGGAAATCCACCGCCGCATCCCCAACACCCACCTGGTGATGCACGGCTCGTCGTCGGTGCCGCAGGATCTGCTGGCCATCATCCGGCAGTTCGGCGGCAACATGAAGGAAACCTACGGCGTGCCGGTCGAGGAAATCCAGGAAGCCATCAAGTACGGCGTGCGCAAGATCAACATCGATACCGACATCCGCCTGGCCATGACCGGCGCGGTGCGCAAGTTCATGGCCGAGAATCCCGAGAAGTTCGATGCGCGCGAATGGCTCAAGCCGGCGCGCGAGGCGGCCAAGCAGATCTGCAAGCAGCGCTACATCGAGTTCGGCTGCGAAGGGCAGGGGCCGAAGATCAAGGGCGACACGCTGCAGATCGTCGCCGCGAAGTACGCTAAAGGCGAACTCGCACAAGAAGTGGTCTGA
- a CDS encoding alpha/beta hydrolase translates to MHCGSACSPLGIVNSLVPGNTYRFEGDIAYGQALRQQLDVYRPLPSALPAEGSRPLIVFFFGGSWSSGDRASYKFLGEALAARGAVVVIPDYRLSPQVAYPAFVEDSALAVKWGLDHAAQFGADPRQVYVVGHSSGACNAAMVALDARWLNAVGASPKQLAGWIGLAGPYDFLPIVHAASGAPRTPLMAATKDTLVDPVRNTRQMADKLHAAGVEVALREFDDLSHVTLIGAFAKPLTWIGGPVLSFIGLSSAPSDKVAR, encoded by the coding sequence GTGCACTGCGGCTCGGCGTGCTCGCCGCTCGGGATCGTCAACAGCCTGGTGCCCGGCAACACCTACCGCTTCGAGGGCGACATCGCCTACGGGCAGGCGCTGCGCCAGCAGCTCGATGTCTACCGTCCGCTGCCTTCCGCTCTTCCGGCAGAAGGCAGCCGGCCGCTGATCGTGTTCTTCTTCGGCGGCAGCTGGAGCAGCGGCGATCGCGCCAGCTACAAGTTCCTCGGCGAGGCGCTCGCGGCGCGCGGCGCCGTGGTCGTCATCCCGGACTATCGGTTGTCGCCGCAGGTCGCCTACCCGGCGTTCGTCGAAGACAGTGCGCTGGCCGTGAAATGGGGCCTCGACCATGCGGCGCAATTCGGTGCCGATCCGCGGCAGGTCTACGTCGTGGGCCACAGCTCGGGCGCCTGCAACGCGGCCATGGTCGCGCTCGACGCGCGCTGGCTGAACGCGGTGGGCGCGAGTCCGAAGCAACTGGCCGGCTGGATCGGTCTGGCCGGGCCCTATGACTTCCTGCCGATCGTGCATGCCGCGTCCGGCGCGCCGCGCACGCCGCTCATGGCGGCGACGAAGGACACGCTGGTCGATCCGGTGCGAAATACCCGACAGATGGCCGACAAGCTGCACGCAGCCGGCGTCGAAGTGGCGCTGCGGGAGTTCGACGACCTCAGCCATGTCACCCTGATCGGCGCCTTCGCGAAACCACTCACCTGGATCGGCGGACCGGTGCTGTCGTTCATCGGGCTGTCGTCGGCGCCGTCCGACAAGGTCGCTCGCTAG
- the pyk gene encoding pyruvate kinase codes for MSTPRLPRHATKIVATLGPASSTPELLEQMIHYKVSVVRLNFSHGTAQDHINRAAMVREAARRAGREVAIMADLQGPKIRVGKFAEGKIWLEPGAKFVLDASRTELGDVGAVGLDYKDLPRDVKPGDSLLLNDGLIVLTVDAVKGDAVHTTVRLGGELSNNKGINKQGGGLTAPALTAKDMEDIKTAMSFQADYVAVSFPKNATDMEMARQLCNVAAAEFGHKPGMIAKIERAEAIPKLEEILRASDGIMVARGDLAVEVGNAAVPALQKKMIRMARDMDKVVITATQMMESMITNPVPTRAEVSDVANAVLDGTDAVMLSAETASGRYPLETVQEMSRICEAAEAAEDPHLDADFSGQTYARIDQSIAMGALFTAHHLGAKAIVALTESGSTLLWMSRHRAHIPMYALTSRLATQRKLALYRNVRPLLMDSESDRDTALERAEAHLKKRGIVQTGDVYAITCGEPMGAPGGTNMLKICRVG; via the coding sequence ATGAGCACGCCTCGCCTTCCCCGTCATGCCACCAAGATCGTCGCCACGCTCGGCCCGGCGTCCAGCACGCCCGAATTGCTGGAGCAGATGATCCATTACAAGGTCAGCGTGGTGCGGCTCAACTTCAGCCACGGCACCGCGCAGGACCACATCAACCGCGCCGCGATGGTGCGCGAGGCCGCGCGCCGCGCCGGCCGCGAGGTCGCGATCATGGCCGACCTGCAAGGGCCGAAGATCCGTGTCGGCAAGTTCGCCGAAGGCAAGATCTGGCTCGAGCCGGGCGCCAAGTTCGTGCTCGATGCCTCGCGCACCGAGCTGGGCGACGTCGGTGCGGTGGGGCTCGACTACAAGGATCTGCCGCGCGACGTGAAGCCCGGTGACAGCCTGTTGCTGAACGACGGGCTCATCGTGCTCACGGTCGATGCCGTCAAGGGCGACGCGGTGCACACCACGGTGCGCCTGGGCGGCGAGCTCTCGAACAACAAGGGCATCAACAAGCAGGGCGGTGGCCTCACCGCGCCGGCCCTGACGGCCAAGGACATGGAAGACATCAAGACCGCGATGAGCTTCCAGGCCGACTACGTTGCCGTGAGCTTCCCGAAGAACGCGACCGACATGGAAATGGCGCGCCAGCTGTGCAACGTGGCCGCCGCGGAGTTCGGCCACAAGCCCGGGATGATCGCCAAGATCGAACGCGCCGAGGCGATCCCCAAGCTGGAAGAGATCCTGCGTGCCAGCGACGGCATCATGGTCGCGCGTGGCGACCTCGCGGTCGAGGTCGGCAATGCCGCGGTGCCCGCACTGCAGAAGAAGATGATCCGCATGGCGCGCGACATGGACAAGGTCGTCATCACCGCCACGCAGATGATGGAATCGATGATCACCAACCCGGTGCCCACGCGCGCCGAGGTCAGCGACGTGGCCAACGCCGTGCTCGACGGCACCGACGCGGTGATGCTCTCGGCCGAGACCGCATCCGGCCGCTATCCGCTCGAGACCGTGCAGGAGATGAGCCGCATCTGCGAGGCCGCCGAGGCCGCGGAAGATCCGCACCTCGATGCCGACTTCAGCGGCCAGACCTATGCCCGCATCGACCAGTCGATCGCGATGGGTGCGCTCTTCACCGCCCATCACCTGGGCGCCAAGGCGATCGTGGCGCTGACCGAGTCAGGCTCGACCTTGCTCTGGATGAGCCGCCACCGCGCGCACATCCCGATGTACGCGCTGACCTCGCGGCTGGCGACCCAGCGCAAGCTGGCGCTCTACCGCAACGTGCGGCCGCTGCTGATGGATTCGGAAAGCGACCGCGACACCGCCCTCGAACGGGCGGAAGCCCATCTGAAGAAGCGCGGCATCGTGCAGACCGGCGACGTCTATGCGATCACCTGCGGCGAGCCGATGGGTGCGCCCGGCGGCACCAACATGCTGAAGATCTGCCGGGTCGGCTGA
- a CDS encoding phosphoglycerate kinase, whose translation MNVLRFTDLCKEGKAAGRRVFIRADLNVPQDDAGRITEDTRIRASVPCIRLALEAGAAVMVTSHLGRPTEGQFKPEDSLAPVAERLAELLGREVPLVSNWVDGVDVKPGQVVLLENCRLNKGEKKNDEALARKLAALTDIYVNDAFGTAHRAEATTYGIAQFAPVACAGPLLAAEIDAITQALAQPKRPLVAIVAGSKVSTKLTILESLADKVDQLIVGGGIANTFMLAAGLKIGKSLAEPDLQDQAEAVIEAMRARGAAVPIPVDVVTAKTFAADAPATVKDANDVADDDLILDIGPKTAELLAAQLREAGTIVWNGPVGVFEFDAFANGTRTIAQAIADSAAFSIAGGGDTLAAIAKYGIEDKVGYISTGGGAFLEVLEGKTLPAFEILEKRAG comes from the coding sequence ATGAACGTTCTTCGATTCACCGACCTCTGCAAAGAGGGCAAAGCCGCCGGCCGCCGCGTGTTCATCCGGGCCGATCTCAACGTGCCGCAGGACGACGCGGGCCGCATCACCGAGGACACGCGCATCCGCGCCTCGGTGCCCTGCATCCGGCTGGCGCTCGAAGCCGGCGCCGCGGTCATGGTCACCTCGCACCTCGGCCGGCCGACCGAAGGCCAGTTCAAGCCGGAGGATTCGCTCGCACCGGTCGCCGAGCGCCTGGCCGAACTGCTGGGCCGCGAGGTGCCGCTGGTGTCGAACTGGGTCGACGGCGTCGACGTCAAGCCGGGCCAGGTCGTGCTGCTCGAGAACTGCCGCCTCAACAAGGGCGAGAAGAAGAACGACGAGGCGCTGGCGCGCAAGCTCGCCGCGCTCACCGACATCTACGTCAACGACGCCTTCGGCACCGCGCACCGCGCCGAGGCCACCACCTACGGCATCGCGCAGTTCGCCCCCGTGGCCTGTGCCGGGCCGCTGCTGGCGGCCGAGATCGATGCCATCACCCAGGCGCTGGCGCAGCCGAAGCGCCCGCTGGTCGCGATCGTCGCCGGTTCCAAGGTCAGCACCAAGCTCACCATCCTCGAGAGCCTGGCCGACAAGGTCGATCAGCTGATCGTTGGCGGCGGCATCGCCAACACCTTCATGCTGGCGGCCGGCCTGAAGATCGGCAAGTCCCTCGCCGAGCCCGATCTGCAGGACCAGGCCGAGGCCGTGATCGAAGCGATGCGCGCGCGCGGCGCGGCCGTGCCGATCCCGGTCGACGTGGTCACGGCCAAGACCTTCGCGGCCGATGCGCCGGCGACGGTGAAGGACGCGAACGACGTGGCCGACGACGACCTGATCCTCGACATCGGCCCGAAGACCGCCGAGCTGCTGGCCGCGCAGCTGCGCGAGGCCGGCACCATCGTCTGGAACGGCCCGGTGGGCGTGTTCGAGTTCGATGCCTTCGCCAACGGCACGCGCACCATCGCGCAGGCCATCGCCGACAGCGCGGCCTTCTCGATCGCCGGCGGCGGCGACACGCTGGCCGCGATCGCCAAGTACGGCATCGAGGACAAGGTCGGCTACATCTCGACCGGCGGCGGCGCTTTTCTCGAAGTGCTGGAGGGCAAAACGCTCCCCGCCTTCGAGATCCTGGAAAAAAGAGCTGGATAG
- a CDS encoding AzlD domain-containing protein — translation MGGTDLWTLAVILGMAGVTVLTRCFFFIFDRPWGLPEWAHRALHYAPAAALAAVIAPEIVMTQGHLVATWQDARLYGTAAGALYYIWRRGVLGTMGVGMAVYLPLHLGLGW, via the coding sequence ATGGGCGGAACCGATCTGTGGACACTGGCCGTGATCCTCGGCATGGCCGGCGTCACGGTGCTCACGCGCTGCTTCTTCTTCATCTTCGATCGCCCCTGGGGCCTGCCCGAGTGGGCGCACCGCGCGCTGCACTACGCGCCGGCGGCCGCGCTCGCCGCGGTGATCGCGCCCGAGATCGTCATGACGCAGGGCCATCTGGTCGCCACCTGGCAGGACGCGCGGCTCTACGGCACCGCGGCCGGCGCGCTCTACTACATCTGGCGCCGCGGCGTGCTCGGCACGATGGGGGTCGGGATGGCGGTCTACCTGCCGCTGCATCTGGGGCTGGGCTGGTAG
- a CDS encoding AzlC family ABC transporter permease, translating to MFLSPSIRRLPEFRGGLRDMSPVALGIGAWGLMTGVAMVKSGMSVFESVAMTLLVYAGSSQLAAIPLLIAGAPIWVILATAFCVNLRFVVFSLHLRPYLMHMPRWRRMTHGYLTADMSYAMFTRRYPAPAATEPGQRAQEAYLTGNYCVTWCAWMGLSLLGIALANLIPPSWGLGFAGVLSLVAIVCSMATTRLRVLAALIASATAVAAFALPLKLNIVAGIGVAVLLCFWLEKQFGLDPVAEDDA from the coding sequence ATGTTCCTCTCCCCGTCCATCCGGCGCCTGCCCGAGTTCCGCGGCGGCCTGCGCGACATGTCGCCGGTCGCGCTCGGCATCGGCGCGTGGGGTCTGATGACCGGCGTGGCCATGGTCAAGTCGGGCATGAGCGTGTTCGAGTCCGTGGCGATGACGCTTCTGGTCTACGCCGGCAGCTCGCAGCTTGCGGCCATTCCGCTGCTCATTGCCGGTGCGCCGATCTGGGTCATCCTGGCCACGGCCTTCTGCGTCAACCTGCGCTTCGTCGTCTTCAGCCTGCACTTGCGGCCCTATCTCATGCACATGCCGCGCTGGCGCCGCATGACCCACGGCTATCTCACCGCCGATATGAGCTATGCGATGTTCACCCGGCGCTACCCGGCGCCGGCGGCGACCGAGCCCGGGCAGCGGGCGCAGGAGGCCTACCTGACCGGCAACTACTGCGTCACCTGGTGCGCGTGGATGGGACTGAGCCTGCTCGGCATCGCGCTGGCCAACCTGATCCCGCCATCCTGGGGCCTGGGCTTCGCCGGCGTGCTCAGCCTGGTCGCCATCGTCTGTTCCATGGCGACCACGCGCCTGCGCGTGCTGGCCGCGCTGATCGCCAGCGCGACGGCCGTCGCGGCCTTCGCCCTGCCGCTCAAGCTGAACATCGTCGCCGGCATCGGCGTCGCGGTGCTGCTGTGCTTCTGGCTGGAGAAGCAGTTCGGGCTCGATCCGGTGGCGGAGGACGATGCATGA
- the fmt gene encoding methionyl-tRNA formyltransferase → MKIAFAGTPEFARVALQAIAAAGFELVQVLTQPDRPAGRGMKLQASPVKQFAVECGWPVAQPRSLRLDGKYPDDAAAARAVLDEAKPDLMVVAAYGLILPQWVLDAPRLGCLNIHASLLPRWRGAAPIHRAIEAGDAETGVTIMQMDAGLDTGAMLLREALAIGDDSTARLHDRLATLGGRLIVQALHQAQAGTLHAEPQPADGVSYAHKVEKHEAQVDWSQHADAIVRRVRAFDPFPGASSLLDGETLKLWAAHARPGEVGDKPGTILAVGPAGVEIAAADSTVVVTELQRAGGKRLPVADFLRGFDLKPGQVFG, encoded by the coding sequence ATGAAGATCGCATTCGCGGGTACGCCCGAGTTCGCCCGCGTCGCGCTGCAGGCCATTGCCGCCGCCGGTTTCGAGCTCGTGCAGGTGCTGACCCAGCCCGACCGGCCCGCGGGCCGCGGCATGAAGCTGCAGGCTTCGCCGGTCAAGCAGTTTGCCGTGGAGTGCGGCTGGCCCGTCGCGCAGCCGCGCAGCCTGCGGCTGGACGGCAAGTACCCCGACGACGCGGCCGCTGCACGCGCGGTCCTCGACGAAGCGAAGCCCGACCTCATGGTCGTCGCCGCCTATGGCCTGATCCTGCCGCAATGGGTGCTGGATGCGCCGCGCCTGGGCTGCCTCAACATCCACGCGAGCCTGCTGCCGCGCTGGCGCGGCGCGGCGCCGATCCATCGCGCGATCGAAGCCGGCGATGCCGAGACCGGCGTCACCATCATGCAGATGGACGCCGGCCTCGACACCGGCGCCATGCTGCTGCGCGAAGCGCTGGCGATCGGCGACGACAGCACCGCGCGCCTGCACGACCGGCTCGCGACACTCGGCGGACGGCTGATCGTGCAGGCGCTCCATCAGGCGCAGGCCGGCACGCTGCACGCCGAGCCGCAGCCGGCCGATGGCGTGAGCTATGCGCACAAGGTCGAGAAGCACGAGGCGCAGGTCGACTGGTCGCAGCACGCCGACGCGATCGTGCGCCGCGTCCGCGCCTTCGATCCCTTCCCCGGCGCCAGCAGCCTGCTCGACGGCGAGACGCTCAAGCTCTGGGCCGCGCACGCACGCCCCGGTGAGGTCGGCGACAAGCCCGGCACCATCCTCGCCGTCGGCCCGGCCGGCGTCGAGATCGCCGCGGCGGATTCGACGGTCGTCGTCACCGAGCTGCAGCGTGCCGGCGGCAAGCGCCTGCCGGTGGCCGATTTCCTGCGCGGCTTCGATCTGAAGCCGGGGCAGGTGTTCGGCTGA
- the def gene encoding peptide deformylase, which yields MAKRTILSFPDKRLHTVARPVQGVDARIKALVVDLLETMYDANGIGLAATQIDVHERLVVIDISEERNQPLVLINPEIVWASDEKVLNEEGCLSVPGIYDGVERPTAVRVTALDAEGEPQTIEADGLLAVCIQHELDHLLGKVFVEYLSPLKRNRIKSKLLKQQREDQRLEQER from the coding sequence ATGGCCAAGAGAACCATCCTGAGTTTCCCCGACAAACGGCTGCACACGGTCGCCAGGCCCGTGCAGGGCGTCGATGCGCGCATCAAGGCATTGGTCGTCGATCTGCTCGAGACGATGTACGACGCCAATGGCATCGGGCTGGCGGCCACGCAGATCGACGTGCACGAGCGCCTGGTGGTGATCGACATTTCCGAGGAGCGCAACCAGCCGCTGGTGCTGATCAATCCCGAAATCGTCTGGGCCAGCGACGAGAAGGTCTTGAACGAGGAAGGCTGCCTCTCGGTGCCCGGCATCTACGACGGCGTCGAGCGCCCCACCGCCGTGCGCGTGACCGCGCTCGATGCCGAGGGCGAGCCGCAGACGATCGAGGCCGACGGCCTGCTCGCGGTCTGCATCCAGCACGAACTCGATCACCTGCTCGGCAAGGTCTTCGTCGAATACCTCTCGCCCCTCAAGCGCAACCGCATCAAGAGCAAGCTGCTCAAGCAGCAGCGCGAGGACCAGCGGCTCGAGCAGGAACGCTGA
- a CDS encoding LysM peptidoglycan-binding domain-containing protein yields MKKLRIDEGLRPTLLAALAMVAMVGTATTAAAQNYPITPQQRATAQQTAQAGIPVGELTPNAPDEYTVKPRDTLWAISRLYLRSPWRWPELWGMNISDISNPHRIYPGQVLYLDKTGGRARLSTRRGGTGAPEGTIKLSPRTRYESLADMALPTLNPSLIEPFLTEPIVVDEQTLLTAPRIVAGNDSRVLLARGDRAYARGDKNSPLVEAPGPIKTFRVFRDATPLKDPGTGEILGYEAQYVGKATLQRGESTAEDEVDGKQVVNVVPATIDIVAAREEIRAGDRLLPEPPRQLLSYAPHAPADPVVDGRIVSVYGSAVEFAAQNQVVAINKGTRDGIENGDVLAILKNGETIVDKTGGGKDTLKLPNERIGLLMVFRPFEKVSYALVLEISDAPRPGDRLVNP; encoded by the coding sequence ATGAAAAAACTCCGAATCGACGAAGGCCTGCGTCCGACCCTCCTTGCTGCGCTGGCGATGGTTGCCATGGTGGGCACGGCCACGACGGCCGCGGCGCAGAACTATCCCATCACACCGCAGCAGCGGGCCACCGCGCAGCAAACGGCGCAAGCCGGCATCCCGGTCGGCGAACTGACACCGAATGCGCCGGACGAATACACCGTCAAGCCCCGCGACACGCTCTGGGCCATCTCCCGCCTCTATCTGCGCAGCCCGTGGCGCTGGCCCGAGCTGTGGGGCATGAACATCAGCGACATCTCGAATCCGCACCGCATCTACCCGGGCCAGGTCCTCTACCTCGACAAGACCGGCGGCCGGGCCCGGCTGAGCACGCGCCGGGGCGGCACCGGCGCGCCCGAAGGCACCATCAAGCTGAGCCCGCGCACCCGCTACGAGTCGCTCGCCGACATGGCGCTGCCGACGCTCAACCCGAGCCTGATCGAGCCCTTCCTCACCGAACCGATCGTGGTCGACGAGCAGACCCTGCTCACCGCGCCGCGCATCGTGGCCGGCAACGACAGCCGCGTGCTGCTGGCGCGCGGCGACCGTGCCTATGCGCGCGGCGACAAGAATTCCCCGCTGGTCGAGGCGCCCGGCCCGATCAAGACCTTCCGCGTGTTCCGCGATGCGACGCCCTTGAAGGATCCGGGCACGGGAGAGATCCTCGGCTATGAAGCACAGTATGTCGGCAAGGCGACGCTGCAGCGCGGCGAGTCGACTGCGGAGGACGAAGTGGACGGCAAGCAGGTCGTCAACGTCGTGCCCGCCACCATCGACATCGTGGCCGCGCGCGAGGAAATCCGCGCCGGCGACCGCCTGCTGCCCGAGCCGCCGCGCCAGCTGCTGAGCTACGCGCCGCACGCGCCGGCGGATCCCGTGGTCGATGGCCGCATCGTGTCGGTGTACGGCAGCGCGGTCGAATTCGCGGCACAGAATCAGGTCGTCGCCATCAACAAGGGCACGCGCGACGGCATCGAGAACGGCGACGTGCTTGCCATTCTCAAGAACGGCGAAACCATCGTCGACAAGACCGGCGGCGGCAAGGACACCCTGAAGCTGCCCAACGAACGCATCGGACTGCTGATGGTGTTCCGGCCGTTCGAGAAGGTCTCGTACGCGCTGGTGCTCGAGATCAGCGATGCGCCGCGCCCCGGCGATCGGCTGGTCAATCCCTGA